From a single Miscanthus floridulus cultivar M001 chromosome 8, ASM1932011v1, whole genome shotgun sequence genomic region:
- the LOC136477980 gene encoding ATP-dependent DNA helicase homolog RECG, chloroplastic, translating into MSFTGSAPVVRVISLEFRRGRSRRIVSKMRFRNALGSRLFQWCSHEYHTSVRKLLDVDGASERSKLLKKVSVLMGYSNPQDLVEQQIAPGESTAELISAFKEIDFPEIAAKFPCIKIGDASPVELYEDSTNMKFKETVLSENLTNFIRGSGRNLETAYEFHNDCHPLSQTPTTADDLSISEDISLMTQHISQEPAVDKKSCPESLSDAITSDNSILDKSIRCLPGTTSRQYRQLEDAGFHTVRKLLQHFPRTYADLQNPQGPIEDGQYIMLFGTVISSRGIKVKSTLGFLEVVVGCSIVESELSSSVEGSHSGAEQKRIHLHLKKFFSGTRFSSQYFLNCMSAKHKEGDLVYVSGKIKKALANGHYELKEHTIDALEGEGEQSTMLDRKPHPIYPSKAGLKPSLLGLSISRALKILNPDVDPMPPDVLVEFNLLNLFDAYMGIHKPKDRSEADLARRRHIFDDFFYLQLGRLFQMLEAVGTRVEKEELLYKCKNHELNTVGVDDWSPLTKKLLSALPYSLTQSQMNAVKEIIWDLRRPVPMNRLLQGDVGCGKTIVAFLACMEVVNSGFQAAFMVPTEVLAVQHYEHLTSLLEKFDGDEKPNIALLTGSTSTRESRIIRNGLKTGEIAMVIGTHSLIADKTDFSSLRISVIDEQQRFGVVQRGRFNSKLYTSSSKLSDENTSSDETSDSETFMAPHVLAMSATPIPRTLALALYGDMSLTQITDLPPGRQPIETLALEGNDVGFETVFQMMRDELIDAGKVYLVYPIIDESEQLPQLRAATAEFDSIKKKFEGYPCGLLHGRMRSNEKEETLTSFRSGETRILLSTQVIEIGVDVPDASMMIVMNAERFGIAQLHQLRGRVGRGERKSRCIFLASTSSTLPRLKVLEKSSDGFYLANADLLLRGPGNLLGKKQSGHLPEFPIARLEIDGGILQEAHLAALKVLVASNDLALYPRLKVELSMRQPLCILGD; encoded by the exons GGATGTGGATGGAGCGTCGGAGAGATCAAAGCTCCTTAAAAAA GTGTCTGTTTTGATGGGTTATAGCAATCCACAAGATTTAGTCGAGCAACAAATAGCCCCCGGGGAATCTACTGCAGAGTTGATTAGTGCCTTCAAAGAAATTGATTTCCCAGAAATTGCTGCAAAGTTTCCATGCATAAAAATTGGTGATGCATCACCTGTTGAACTGTATGAGGATTCTACTAACATGAAGTTTAAAGAAACTGTGCTTTCTGAAAACCTCACAAATTTCATCCGAGGTTCAGGTCGAAATTTGGAGACAGCTTATGAATTTCATAATGACTGTCATCCATTGAGTCAAACACCCACAACTGCAGACGATCTTTCAATCAGTGAAGATATTTCTCTCATGACACAGCATATTTCTCAGGAACCAGCAGTTGATAAGAAGTCTTGTCCCGAGTCATTGTCAGATGCTATAACCTCTGACAACAGTATACTGGATAAAAGTATCAGGTGCTTGCCTGGAACAACTAGTAGGCAATATCGCCAGCTAGAGGATGCTGGTTTCCATACG GTCCGCAAATTATTGCAGCATTTTCCTCGGACTTATGCAGATCTGCAAAACCCTCAAGGTCCCATAGAAGATGGGCAGTACATTATGTTATTTGGTACTGTTATATCTTCCAG GGGAATCAAGGTTAAGTCCACTTTAGGTTTTCTTGAGGTGGTTGTTGGTTGTTCCATAGTCGAGTCTGAATTGAGCTCTTCAGTTGAGGGTAGTCACTCCGGAGCAGAGCAGAAGAGAATTCATTTGCACCTCAAGAAATTTTTCAGTGGCACACGTTTCTCTTCCCAATATTTTCTTAACTGTATGTCAGCAAAGCACAAGGAGGGGGATCTTGTTTATGTTAGTGGTAAG ATTAAAAAGGCACTTGCTAATGGCCATTATGAGTTGAAGGAGCACACAATTGACGCTCTTGAAGGAGAAGGGGAACAAAGCACTATGCTCGACAGGAAACCACACCCTATATACCCATCAAAAGCGGGATTAAAACCTAGTCTGCTGGGCCTTTCTATCTCTAG GGCCTTGAAGATACTGAACCCGGATGTTGATCCTATGCCTCCTGATGTTCTCGTTGAATTCAACTTGCTTAATCTCTTTGAT GCTTATATGGGAATTCATAAACCTAAGGATCGATCTGAAGCTGATTTAGCTCGAAGAAGGCATATATTTGATGATTTCTTTTACCTCCAG TTGGGAAGACTATTTCAAATGCTTGAAGCAGTTGGTACGCGGGTTGAGAAAGAGGAATTGTTATACAAGTGTAAAAATCATGAGCTAAATACTGTTGGTGTAGACGATTGGTCTCCTCTTACAAAGAAATTGTTGAGTGCTCTTCCTTATTCGCTTACTCAAAGTCAAATGAATGCTGTTAAAGAGATTATATGGGATCTCAGGAGACCAGTTCCCATGAACAGACTCTTGCAG GGGGATGTTGGCTGTGGAAAGACCATTGTTGCTTTCCTGGCATGTATGGAGGTTGTTAATTCAGGGTTTCAG GCCGCTTTCATGGTTCCAACAGAGGTGCTTGCTGTCCAGCATTATGAACACCTAACTTCATTGCTAGAGAAGTTTGATGGAGATGAGAAACCAAATATTGCCTTGCTAACTGGTTCAACTTCCACAAGGGAGTCAAGGATAATTCGAAAT GGTCTGAAAACTGGAGAGATAGCCATGGTCATTGGAACACACAGCTTAATAGCTGATAAAACTGATTTTTCATCTTTACGTATCTCTGTTATAGATGAACAGCAGCGCTTTGGAGTTGTACAGAGAGGCAGGTTTAATAGTAAG CTATATACTTCTTCCTCAAAGTTGAGTGATGAAAATACAAGTTCAGATGAGACTTCTGATTCTGAAACATTTATGGCTCCCCATGTTCTTGCAATGTCAGCTACCCCAATTCCAAGAACATTGGCACTTGCTTTATATGGTGATATGTCTCTTACTCAG ATTACGGACTTGCCTCCTGGAAGGCAACCTATTGAAACGCTTGCTCTTGAAGGAAATGATGTTGGGTTTGAAACTGTCTTCCAG ATGATGAGGGATGAACTGATAGATGCGGGCAAGGTCTACCTTGTGTATCCTATCATAGATGAGTCCGAGCAGTTGCCACAACTCCGTGCTGCAACGGCTGAATTTGATTCCATAAAGAAAAAATTCGAAGGCTATCCCTGTGGGCTATTGCACGGCCGCATGAGGAGCAATGAGAAGGAAGAAACTCTTACCAGTTTTAGAAGCGGAGAAACACGCATTCTCCTCTCGACACAGGTGATTGAGATCGGGGTCGATGTTCCTGATGCTTCCATGATGATTGTCATGAATGCCGAGAGGTTTGGAATCGCTCAACTGCATCAGCTGCGAGGGAGAGTAGGCCGCGGTGAAAGGAAATCCAGATGCATATTCCTGGCTTCCACTTCGAGCACACTGCCAAGGTTGAAGGTGCTCGAAAAATCTTCTGATGGGTTTTACCTGGCTAACGCAGACCTGCTGCTCCGTGGCCCTGGCAATCTACTAGGCAAAAAGCAATCTGGTCATCTTCCGGAATTTCCAATAGCTAGATTGGAGATCGATGGCGGTATTTTACAAGAGGCCCATCTTGCCGCTCTG AAAGTTCTGGTGGCAAGCAACGACCTAGCATTGTATCCACGGCTGAAGGTGGAGCTCAGCATGAGGCAGCCATTGTGCATTCTTGGAGATTGA